The following are encoded in a window of Numida meleagris isolate 19003 breed g44 Domestic line chromosome 9, NumMel1.0, whole genome shotgun sequence genomic DNA:
- the NOX5 gene encoding NADPH oxidase 5 isoform X3, which produces MSAAEDAAWLHWVTERFQSIAGQDEEIGLEEFKAALQVKESFFAERFFALFDTDGSGTISLGELRSALCLLLRGTAADKLRFLFQVYDVDGSGSIDAAELRLVLQACLHESAISLPPQRLHDMAQVLLEAADKDGSGSITFQELQQELEAVPGLMENLTISAASWLKPPAPTRRSQRPRCLTAWYWHNHRGQLTFLGGYVSLNLLLFTLAALQHVGHSGWVAVARGCGQCLNFNCAFIAVPMLRRCLTRLRATFVGRALPLERCVALHQLVGSAVLVLAVLHTGAHLANFGRLAGGRHDAFTEFLLTARPGGGGLSGTAPQTGLALQVLLLAMLAFSSPCVRRGGHFELFYWSHLSYISVWALLFFHAPNFWKWFLVPGGLFVLEKAVGMAVSRSMGLRIVEVHLLPSQVTHLVIQRPRSFRYEPGDYIYLNIPAIAAYEWHPFSISSAPEQQDTIWLHIRSLGQWTTRLYEFFRQPEPPQLHRNLQRKRWWQWAQATPCAALGESGDSVPSTGDAAVELTSYRCSGAPTATRGAEDGDRDRDTSLQAISMGLSESQQLCSIKCYIDGPYGTPTRRIFASEHAVLIGAGIGITPFASILQSIMHRYRQRKQSSPSCETLRDEDMALRKVDFIWINRDQQHFEWFLDLLAALELQQEEQEPGGRFLELHLYMTSALGRSDVKAVGLQLALDLLAAKEQRDSITGLRTRTQPGRPDWSQVLGRVAEEKKGKVQVFFCGSPALAKVVRAHCERFGFRFFKENF; this is translated from the exons ATGAGCGCGGCCGAGGACGCAGCGTGGCTGCATTGGGTGACGGAGCGGTTCCAGAGCATCGCGGGGCAGGATGAGGAGATCGgcctggaggagttcaaggcaGCCCTCCAGGTGAAGGAG tccttctttgcagagcGTTTCTTTGCGCTGTTTGACACGGATGGCAGCGGCACCATCAGCCTGGGGGAGCTGCGCAGCgccctgtgcctgctgctgcgcGGCACCGCTGCCGACAAGCTGCGCTTCCTCTTCCAGGTCTACGACGTCGATG GCAGCGGCTCCATCGATGCGGCTGAGCTGCGCCTGGTGCTGCAGGCCTGCCTGCACGAGAGCGCGATCTCGCTGCCGCCGCAGCGCCTGCACGACATGGCCCAGGTGCTGCTCGAGGCGGCCGACAAGGATGGCAGCGGCTCCATCAccttccaggagctgcagcaggagctggaggccgTCCCGGGGCTGATGGAGAACCTGACCATCAG tgctgccagctggcTGAAGCCCCCAGCACCAACACGGAGGAGCCAGCGGCCGCGCTGCCTGACGGCATGGTACTGGCACAACCACCGTGGCCAGCTCACCTTCCTGGGGGGCTACGTCAGCCTCAACCTGCTGCTCTTCACCCTGGCTGCCCTACAGCACGTCGGCCACAGCGGGTGGGTGGCGGTGGCCAGGGGCTGCGGGCAGTGCCTCAACTTCAACTGCGCCTTCATCGCC GTGCCGATGCTGCGGCGGTGCCTGACCCGGCTGCGTGCCACCTTCGTGGGCAGAGCGCTGCCTCTGGAGCGCTGCGTGGCCCTGCACCAGCTGGTGGGGAGCgcagtgctggtgctggccGTGCTGCACACTGGAGCACACCTGGCCAACTTTG GCAGGCTGGCAGGGGGCAGGCACGATGCCTTCACCGAGTTCCTGCTGACGGCGCGTCCTGGCGGTGGGGGGCTCAGTGGCACGGCCCCACAGACCGGGCTGgccctgcaggtgctgctgctcgCCATGCTCGCCTTCTCCAGCCCCTGTGTCCGCCGTGGTGGGCACTTCGAG CTCTTCTACTGGAGCCACCTCTCCTACATCTCCGTCTGGGCTCTGCTCTTCTTCCATGCCCCCAACTTCTGGAAATGGTTTTTGGTTCCCGGGGGCCTCTTTGTGCTGGAGAAGGCGGTGGGCATGGCCGTGTCCCGTTCCATGGGGCTGCGCATCGTGGAGGTTCACCTGCTGCCCTCCCAG gtCACCCACCTGGTGATCCAGCGGCCACGCTCCTTCCGCTACGAGCCCGGGGACTACATCTACCTGAACATCCCAGCCATCGCCGCCTACGAATGGCACCCGTTCAGCATCAGCAGCGCTCCTGAGCAGCAAG aCACCATCTGGCTGCACATCCGCTCGCTGGGGCAGTGGACCACGCGGCTGTATGAGTTCTTCAGGCAGCCCGAGCCCCCACAACTCCACAGGAACCTGCAGAGGAAGAGGTGGTGGCAGTGGGCACAG GCCACTCCCTGCGCTGCCCTGGGTGAATCGGGGGACTCTGTGCCCAGCACCGGGGACGCAGCCGTGGAACTGACATCGTACCGATGCAGcggggcacccacagccacCCGAGGGGctgaggatggggacagggaccgGGACACGTCCCTGCAGGCG ATTTCCATGGGGCTGAGTgagagccagcagctctgcagcatcaaG TGTTACATTGATGGCCCCTATGGGACCCCGACACGCCGGATCTTTGCCTCGGAGCACGCCGTGCTCATCGGCGCTGGCATTGGCATCACACCCTTTGCCTCCATCCTGCAGAGCATCATGCACAG GTACCGccagaggaagcagagcagccccagctgcgaGACCTTGCGGGATGAGGACATGGCCCTCAGAAAG GTTGACTTCATCTGGATCAACCGGGACCAGCAGCACTTCGAGTGGTTCCTTGACTTGCTGGCTgcgctggagctgcagcaggaggagcaggagccgGGAG GGCGCTTCCTGGAGCTGCACCTGTACATGACGTCGGCGCTGGGCAGGAGCGACGTGAAGGCGGTGGGGCTTCAGCTGGCCCTGGACCTGCTGGCCGCCAAGGAGCAGAGAGACTCCATCACGGGGCTGCGCACCCGCACGCAGCCTGGCCGCCCCGACTGGAGCCAG gTGTTGGGCAGGGTGGCGGAGGAGAAGAAGGGCAAGGTGCAGGTGTTCTTCTGTGGCTCTCCGGCGTTGGCCAAAGTGGTCAGAGCGCACTGCGAGCGCTTCGGCTTCCGCTTCTTCAAGGAGAACTTCTAA
- the NOX5 gene encoding NADPH oxidase 5 isoform X2, which produces MQGCVQGWKQDGMRCLGSAASWLKPPAPTRRSQRPRCLTAWYWHNHRGQLTFLGGYVSLNLLLFTLAALQHVGHSGWVAVARGCGQCLNFNCAFIAVPMLRRCLTRLRATFVGRALPLERCVALHQLVGSAVLVLAVLHTGAHLANFGRLAGGRHDAFTEFLLTARPGGGGLSGTAPQTGLALQVLLLAMLAFSSPCVRRGGHFELFYWSHLSYISVWALLFFHAPNFWKWFLVPGGLFVLEKAVTHLVIQRPRSFRYEPGDYIYLNIPAIAAYEWHPFSISSAPEQQDTIWLHIRSLGQWTTRLYEFFRQPEPPQLHRNLQRKRWWQWAQATPCAALGESGDSVPSTGDAAVELTSYRCSGAPTATRGAEDGDRDRDTSLQAISMGLSESQQLCSIKCYIDGPYGTPTRRIFASEHAVLIGAGIGITPFASILQSIMHRYRQRKQSSPSCETLRDEDMALRKVDFIWINRDQQHFEWFLDLLAALELQQEEQEPGGRFLELHLYMTSALGRSDVKAVGLQLALDLLAAKEQRDSITGLRTRTQPGRPDWSQVRAGAELGTASGSADPAPSPSPAGVGQGGGGEEGQGAGVLLWLSGVGQSGQSALRALRLPLLQGELLKAVAVLAAGRPLPNPPGRG; this is translated from the exons ATGCAGGGATGTGTGCAGGGTTGGAAGCAGGATGGGATGCGGTGCCttggcagtgctgccagctggcTGAAGCCCCCAGCACCAACACGGAGGAGCCAGCGGCCGCGCTGCCTGACGGCATGGTACTGGCACAACCACCGTGGCCAGCTCACCTTCCTGGGGGGCTACGTCAGCCTCAACCTGCTGCTCTTCACCCTGGCTGCCCTACAGCACGTCGGCCACAGCGGGTGGGTGGCGGTGGCCAGGGGCTGCGGGCAGTGCCTCAACTTCAACTGCGCCTTCATCGCC GTGCCGATGCTGCGGCGGTGCCTGACCCGGCTGCGTGCCACCTTCGTGGGCAGAGCGCTGCCTCTGGAGCGCTGCGTGGCCCTGCACCAGCTGGTGGGGAGCgcagtgctggtgctggccGTGCTGCACACTGGAGCACACCTGGCCAACTTTG GCAGGCTGGCAGGGGGCAGGCACGATGCCTTCACCGAGTTCCTGCTGACGGCGCGTCCTGGCGGTGGGGGGCTCAGTGGCACGGCCCCACAGACCGGGCTGgccctgcaggtgctgctgctcgCCATGCTCGCCTTCTCCAGCCCCTGTGTCCGCCGTGGTGGGCACTTCGAG CTCTTCTACTGGAGCCACCTCTCCTACATCTCCGTCTGGGCTCTGCTCTTCTTCCATGCCCCCAACTTCTGGAAATGGTTTTTGGTTCCCGGGGGCCTCTTTGTGCTGGAGAAGGCG gtCACCCACCTGGTGATCCAGCGGCCACGCTCCTTCCGCTACGAGCCCGGGGACTACATCTACCTGAACATCCCAGCCATCGCCGCCTACGAATGGCACCCGTTCAGCATCAGCAGCGCTCCTGAGCAGCAAG aCACCATCTGGCTGCACATCCGCTCGCTGGGGCAGTGGACCACGCGGCTGTATGAGTTCTTCAGGCAGCCCGAGCCCCCACAACTCCACAGGAACCTGCAGAGGAAGAGGTGGTGGCAGTGGGCACAG GCCACTCCCTGCGCTGCCCTGGGTGAATCGGGGGACTCTGTGCCCAGCACCGGGGACGCAGCCGTGGAACTGACATCGTACCGATGCAGcggggcacccacagccacCCGAGGGGctgaggatggggacagggaccgGGACACGTCCCTGCAGGCG ATTTCCATGGGGCTGAGTgagagccagcagctctgcagcatcaaG TGTTACATTGATGGCCCCTATGGGACCCCGACACGCCGGATCTTTGCCTCGGAGCACGCCGTGCTCATCGGCGCTGGCATTGGCATCACACCCTTTGCCTCCATCCTGCAGAGCATCATGCACAG GTACCGccagaggaagcagagcagccccagctgcgaGACCTTGCGGGATGAGGACATGGCCCTCAGAAAG GTTGACTTCATCTGGATCAACCGGGACCAGCAGCACTTCGAGTGGTTCCTTGACTTGCTGGCTgcgctggagctgcagcaggaggagcaggagccgGGAG GGCGCTTCCTGGAGCTGCACCTGTACATGACGTCGGCGCTGGGCAGGAGCGACGTGAAGGCGGTGGGGCTTCAGCTGGCCCTGGACCTGCTGGCCGCCAAGGAGCAGAGAGACTCCATCACGGGGCTGCGCACCCGCACGCAGCCTGGCCGCCCCGACTGGAGCCAGGTGAGGGCCGGGGCCGAGCTGGGCACCGCCAGCGGCAGCGCGGATCCGGcaccttccccttcccctgcaggTGTTGGGCAGGGTGGCGGAGGAGAAGAAGGGCAAGGTGCAGGTGTTCTTCTGTGGCTCTCCGGCGTTGGCCAAAGTGGTCAGAGCGCACTGCGAGCGCTTCGGCTTCCGCTTCTTCAAGGAGAACTTCTAAAGGCCGTCGCCGTCCTCGCTGCGGGGCGACCACTTCCCAACCCGCCGGGAAGGGGCTGA
- the NOX5 gene encoding NADPH oxidase 5 isoform X1 — MRCLGSAASWLKPPAPTRRSQRPRCLTAWYWHNHRGQLTFLGGYVSLNLLLFTLAALQHVGHSGWVAVARGCGQCLNFNCAFIAVPMLRRCLTRLRATFVGRALPLERCVALHQLVGSAVLVLAVLHTGAHLANFGRLAGGRHDAFTEFLLTARPGGGGLSGTAPQTGLALQVLLLAMLAFSSPCVRRGGHFELFYWSHLSYISVWALLFFHAPNFWKWFLVPGGLFVLEKAVGMAVSRSMGLRIVEVHLLPSQVTHLVIQRPRSFRYEPGDYIYLNIPAIAAYEWHPFSISSAPEQQDTIWLHIRSLGQWTTRLYEFFRQPEPPQLHRNLQRKRWWQWAQATPCAALGESGDSVPSTGDAAVELTSYRCSGAPTATRGAEDGDRDRDTSLQAISMGLSESQQLCSIKCYIDGPYGTPTRRIFASEHAVLIGAGIGITPFASILQSIMHRYRQRKQSSPSCETLRDEDMALRKVDFIWINRDQQHFEWFLDLLAALELQQEEQEPGGRFLELHLYMTSALGRSDVKAVGLQLALDLLAAKEQRDSITGLRTRTQPGRPDWSQVRAGAELGTASGSADPAPSPSPAGVGQGGGGEEGQGAGVLLWLSGVGQSGQSALRALRLPLLQGELLKAVAVLAAGRPLPNPPGRG; from the exons ATGCGGTGCCttggcagtgctgccagctggcTGAAGCCCCCAGCACCAACACGGAGGAGCCAGCGGCCGCGCTGCCTGACGGCATGGTACTGGCACAACCACCGTGGCCAGCTCACCTTCCTGGGGGGCTACGTCAGCCTCAACCTGCTGCTCTTCACCCTGGCTGCCCTACAGCACGTCGGCCACAGCGGGTGGGTGGCGGTGGCCAGGGGCTGCGGGCAGTGCCTCAACTTCAACTGCGCCTTCATCGCC GTGCCGATGCTGCGGCGGTGCCTGACCCGGCTGCGTGCCACCTTCGTGGGCAGAGCGCTGCCTCTGGAGCGCTGCGTGGCCCTGCACCAGCTGGTGGGGAGCgcagtgctggtgctggccGTGCTGCACACTGGAGCACACCTGGCCAACTTTG GCAGGCTGGCAGGGGGCAGGCACGATGCCTTCACCGAGTTCCTGCTGACGGCGCGTCCTGGCGGTGGGGGGCTCAGTGGCACGGCCCCACAGACCGGGCTGgccctgcaggtgctgctgctcgCCATGCTCGCCTTCTCCAGCCCCTGTGTCCGCCGTGGTGGGCACTTCGAG CTCTTCTACTGGAGCCACCTCTCCTACATCTCCGTCTGGGCTCTGCTCTTCTTCCATGCCCCCAACTTCTGGAAATGGTTTTTGGTTCCCGGGGGCCTCTTTGTGCTGGAGAAGGCGGTGGGCATGGCCGTGTCCCGTTCCATGGGGCTGCGCATCGTGGAGGTTCACCTGCTGCCCTCCCAG gtCACCCACCTGGTGATCCAGCGGCCACGCTCCTTCCGCTACGAGCCCGGGGACTACATCTACCTGAACATCCCAGCCATCGCCGCCTACGAATGGCACCCGTTCAGCATCAGCAGCGCTCCTGAGCAGCAAG aCACCATCTGGCTGCACATCCGCTCGCTGGGGCAGTGGACCACGCGGCTGTATGAGTTCTTCAGGCAGCCCGAGCCCCCACAACTCCACAGGAACCTGCAGAGGAAGAGGTGGTGGCAGTGGGCACAG GCCACTCCCTGCGCTGCCCTGGGTGAATCGGGGGACTCTGTGCCCAGCACCGGGGACGCAGCCGTGGAACTGACATCGTACCGATGCAGcggggcacccacagccacCCGAGGGGctgaggatggggacagggaccgGGACACGTCCCTGCAGGCG ATTTCCATGGGGCTGAGTgagagccagcagctctgcagcatcaaG TGTTACATTGATGGCCCCTATGGGACCCCGACACGCCGGATCTTTGCCTCGGAGCACGCCGTGCTCATCGGCGCTGGCATTGGCATCACACCCTTTGCCTCCATCCTGCAGAGCATCATGCACAG GTACCGccagaggaagcagagcagccccagctgcgaGACCTTGCGGGATGAGGACATGGCCCTCAGAAAG GTTGACTTCATCTGGATCAACCGGGACCAGCAGCACTTCGAGTGGTTCCTTGACTTGCTGGCTgcgctggagctgcagcaggaggagcaggagccgGGAG GGCGCTTCCTGGAGCTGCACCTGTACATGACGTCGGCGCTGGGCAGGAGCGACGTGAAGGCGGTGGGGCTTCAGCTGGCCCTGGACCTGCTGGCCGCCAAGGAGCAGAGAGACTCCATCACGGGGCTGCGCACCCGCACGCAGCCTGGCCGCCCCGACTGGAGCCAGGTGAGGGCCGGGGCCGAGCTGGGCACCGCCAGCGGCAGCGCGGATCCGGcaccttccccttcccctgcaggTGTTGGGCAGGGTGGCGGAGGAGAAGAAGGGCAAGGTGCAGGTGTTCTTCTGTGGCTCTCCGGCGTTGGCCAAAGTGGTCAGAGCGCACTGCGAGCGCTTCGGCTTCCGCTTCTTCAAGGAGAACTTCTAAAGGCCGTCGCCGTCCTCGCTGCGGGGCGACCACTTCCCAACCCGCCGGGAAGGGGCTGA